In one window of Solanum pennellii chromosome 2, SPENNV200 DNA:
- the LOC107009225 gene encoding SPX domain-containing protein 4-like isoform X1, with translation MKFGKEFTTHLEETLPEWRDKYLCYKPLKKLLKNLPSTADNLPDGADNPPQDWFVRILNEELDKFNDFYVDKEEEFIIRLQELKERIERVKEKSGKGGALTKDSEFSDDVMGIRKDFVAIHGEMVLLKNYSSLNFAGLVKILKKFDKRTGRLLRLPFTQLALDQPFFTTEPLNRLVRECEENLELLFPLEAEVVESDATAEEPTGATTSYASNVSPALPLGEENVDIYRSTLAAIKAIQGLKKASSTYNPLSFSYIFGNQDNDSTGAITAENSDSDQSVASQSDKETDQEDFHPPE, from the exons ATGAAATTCGGTAAAGAGTTTACAACGCATTTAGAAGAAACCCTACCCGAATGGAGGGACAAGTATTTGTGCTACAAACCCCTCAAGAAGCTTCTCAAGAACCTTCCATCCACCGCCGATAATCTTCCCGACGGCGCTGACAATCCTCCGCAGGACTGGTTCGTCAGAATTCTCAATGAGGAACTTGACAAATTCAACGATTTCTATGTCGATAAAGAGGAGGAATTTATTATTCGATTACAG GAATTAAAGGAACGAATTGAAAGAGTGAAAGAGAAGAGTGGCAAAGGTGGAGCTCTCACAAAAGACAGTGAATTTAGTGATGACGTGATGGGTATACGTAAAGACTTTGTTGCCATACACGGGGAGATGGTTCTTCTTAAAAATTACAGCTCTCTAAATTTTGCAG GTCTTGTTAAGATTTTGAAGAAGTTCGATAAACGAACTGGGAGATTGTTGCGTCTCCCTTTCACACAACTTGCTCTTGATCAGCCCTTCTTTACAACTGAGCCTCTGAACAGATTAGTtcgtgagtgtgaggaaaatctCGAGCTCCTATTTCCTTTGGAAGCAGAAGTTGTAGAATCAGATGCTACTGCAGAAGAGCCGACGGGAGCAACTACTTCTTATGCTTCAAATGTTTCTCCGGCATTGCCACTTGGGGAAGAAAATGTGGATATATATAGAAGTACACTTGCGGCAATCAAAGCTATTCAGGGACTGAAGAAGGCAAGCTCCACATATAATCCACTATCATTTTCTTATATCTTTGGTAACCAAGATAATGATAGCACAGGCGCTATAACTGCAGAAAACTCTGATTCAGACCAGTCAGTTGCCTCTCAGAGTGATAAAGAGACAGATCAAGAGGATTTCCATCCACCGGAATAG
- the LOC107009225 gene encoding SPX domain-containing protein 4-like isoform X2, with protein sequence MKFGKEFTTHLEETLPEWRDKYLCYKPLKKLLKNLPSTADNLPDGADNPPQDWFVRILNEELDKFNDFYVDKEEEFIIRLQELKERIERVKEKSGKGGALTKDSEFSDDVMGIRKDFVAIHGEMVLLKNYSSLNFAGLVKILKKFDKRTGRLLRLPFTQLALDQPFFTTEPLNRLVRECEENLELLFPLEAEVVESDATAEEPTGATTSYASNVSPALPLGEENVDIYRSTLAAIKAIQGLKKKTLIQTSQLPLRVIKRQIKRISIHRNRVHLSSLLRWSLLSASLLT encoded by the exons ATGAAATTCGGTAAAGAGTTTACAACGCATTTAGAAGAAACCCTACCCGAATGGAGGGACAAGTATTTGTGCTACAAACCCCTCAAGAAGCTTCTCAAGAACCTTCCATCCACCGCCGATAATCTTCCCGACGGCGCTGACAATCCTCCGCAGGACTGGTTCGTCAGAATTCTCAATGAGGAACTTGACAAATTCAACGATTTCTATGTCGATAAAGAGGAGGAATTTATTATTCGATTACAG GAATTAAAGGAACGAATTGAAAGAGTGAAAGAGAAGAGTGGCAAAGGTGGAGCTCTCACAAAAGACAGTGAATTTAGTGATGACGTGATGGGTATACGTAAAGACTTTGTTGCCATACACGGGGAGATGGTTCTTCTTAAAAATTACAGCTCTCTAAATTTTGCAG GTCTTGTTAAGATTTTGAAGAAGTTCGATAAACGAACTGGGAGATTGTTGCGTCTCCCTTTCACACAACTTGCTCTTGATCAGCCCTTCTTTACAACTGAGCCTCTGAACAGATTAGTtcgtgagtgtgaggaaaatctCGAGCTCCTATTTCCTTTGGAAGCAGAAGTTGTAGAATCAGATGCTACTGCAGAAGAGCCGACGGGAGCAACTACTTCTTATGCTTCAAATGTTTCTCCGGCATTGCCACTTGGGGAAGAAAATGTGGATATATATAGAAGTACACTTGCGGCAATCAAAGCTATTCAGGGACTGAAGAAG AAAACTCTGATTCAGACCAGTCAGTTGCCTCTCAGAGTGATAAAGAGACAGATCAAGAGGATTTCCATCCACCGGAATAGAGTTCACCTTTCTAGTTTGCTTCGTTGGTCTTTGCTCAGTGCTTCGTTGTTGACATAA
- the LOC107009225 gene encoding SPX domain-containing protein 4-like isoform X3: MEFQRGTENRISLVLSFSLSWRCRIGKDGFNRICPRELKERIERVKEKSGKGGALTKDSEFSDDVMGIRKDFVAIHGEMVLLKNYSSLNFAGLVKILKKFDKRTGRLLRLPFTQLALDQPFFTTEPLNRLVRECEENLELLFPLEAEVVESDATAEEPTGATTSYASNVSPALPLGEENVDIYRSTLAAIKAIQGLKKASSTYNPLSFSYIFGNQDNDSTGAITAENSDSDQSVASQSDKETDQEDFHPPE; the protein is encoded by the exons ATGGAGTTCCAGAGGGGGACAGAAAATAGGATTTCTTTAGTTCTCTCTTTTTCGTTGTCTTGGAGATGTAGAATAGGGAAGGATGGGTTCAATAGAATATGCCCCAGA GAATTAAAGGAACGAATTGAAAGAGTGAAAGAGAAGAGTGGCAAAGGTGGAGCTCTCACAAAAGACAGTGAATTTAGTGATGACGTGATGGGTATACGTAAAGACTTTGTTGCCATACACGGGGAGATGGTTCTTCTTAAAAATTACAGCTCTCTAAATTTTGCAG GTCTTGTTAAGATTTTGAAGAAGTTCGATAAACGAACTGGGAGATTGTTGCGTCTCCCTTTCACACAACTTGCTCTTGATCAGCCCTTCTTTACAACTGAGCCTCTGAACAGATTAGTtcgtgagtgtgaggaaaatctCGAGCTCCTATTTCCTTTGGAAGCAGAAGTTGTAGAATCAGATGCTACTGCAGAAGAGCCGACGGGAGCAACTACTTCTTATGCTTCAAATGTTTCTCCGGCATTGCCACTTGGGGAAGAAAATGTGGATATATATAGAAGTACACTTGCGGCAATCAAAGCTATTCAGGGACTGAAGAAGGCAAGCTCCACATATAATCCACTATCATTTTCTTATATCTTTGGTAACCAAGATAATGATAGCACAGGCGCTATAACTGCAGAAAACTCTGATTCAGACCAGTCAGTTGCCTCTCAGAGTGATAAAGAGACAGATCAAGAGGATTTCCATCCACCGGAATAG
- the LOC107011081 gene encoding phosphate transporter PHO1 homolog 3-like, which translates to MKFGKEFTSQMVPEWQEAYMDYNYLKGVLKDISCFKKKNAPLPEVAATPKGSLKRRISMYRAFSGLQSRFSFKDSPGRADNEDEEVILVSSLQQEGSQGHNQTMFLMSSEQGGEYEMVFFRRLDDEFNKVITFYKKKVGEVKDEADELSKQMDALIALRIMVDKPSIGMRSDQVMMDDDTTSSPGLVVPTHIRSPGGAHMEAIQEVEMTGEEILEEESTSKEKKNLMRFRPAPIEILDNVKINIDPATPISTLKNVIRTSKANVKFSKDELKKAEEQMKKAFVEFYKKLRLLKSYRLLNVLAFSKIMKKYDKTTSRKASKSYSDMVDKSDLGNSDEVNKLIERVEVTFVKHFANGNRRKGMKHLRPQAKRETHRVTFFMGLFFGCSIALVAAIVVAVRAQHLLEHKDRDKYMNNIFPLYSLFGYIVLHMLMYGANVYYWKRFRVNYPFIFGFKQGTELGYRQVFLLASGVSVLALAASLFHLDMDMDPKTGSYETVIELIPLVLVFVLLLITFCPLNILYRSSRFFFLRTAWHCLCAPLYKVTLPDFILADQLTSQVQAIRSLQFYVCYYIWGNFKTRSNTCQDSNVYKILYIVVAIIPFWSRFIQCLRRLFEEKDSMQGLNSLKYFSTIVALVMRTLYDQKRGTFWKVMAASTSGITTIANTYWDLVIDWGLLQRNSKNPWLRDKLLVPHKIVYFVAIVLDIILRLVWMQLVLDFQELPHLHKKAFIAIVACLEILRRGLWNFFRLENEHLNNVGKYRASKSIPLPFNYDEDKSM; encoded by the exons ATGAAATTTGGGAAAGAATTTACATCCCAAATGGTCCCTGAATGGCAAGAAGCCTATATGGATTATAATTATCTAAAAGGTGTGTTGAAAGACATATCATGTTTCAAGAAGAAGAATGCACCGTTACCTGAAGTTGCAGCTACACCAAAAGGCTCATTAAAGAGAAGGATATCTATGTACAGAGCTTTTAGTGGTTTACAAAGTAGATTCAGTTTCAAAGATTCACCTGGTAGAGCTGacaatgaagatgaagaagttaTTTTAGTAAGTTCACTGCAGCAAGAAGGGTCACAAGGACACAATCAAACTATGTTTCTTATGTCATCTGAACAAGGTGGAGAATATGAGATGGTTTTCTTTAGAAGACTTGATGATGAATTCAACAAGGTGATAACTTTTTACAAGAAAAAAGTAGGGGAAGTGAAGGATGAAGCTGATGAATTGAGTAAACAAATGGATGCACTTATTGCTCTAAGAATTATGGTTGATAAACCTTCGATTGGTATGCGTAGTGACCAAGTAATGATGGATGATGATACTACTTCGTCTCCAGGATTAGTAGTTCCTACTCATATCAGAAGTCCAG GTGGGGCACATATGGAGGCAATTCAAGAAGTTGAGATGACTGGTGAAGAAATTCTGGAAGAGGAATCAACAtctaaagaaaagaagaatctCATGCGTTTTAGGCCTGCTCCAATAGAGATTTTGGACAATGTAAAAATCAATATTGATCCCGCAACACCTATctcaactttgaaaaatgtgATCAGAACTTCAAAAGCAAACGTAAAATTCAGCAAAGATGAGCTCAAAAAAGCCGAAGAACAAATGAAAAAGGCTTTTGTTGAGTTCTATAAAAAGCTTAGACTTCTGAAAAGCTACCG tttattaaatgtGTTGGCGTTCTCCAAGATCATGAAGAAGTATGATAAG ACTACTTCAAGGAAAGCTTCTAAATCATACTCAGATATGGTTGATAAATCTGATCTTGGTAACTCAGATGAG GTTAACAAGCTCATAGAAAGAGTGGAGGTCACGTTCGTAAAACATTTTGCCAATGGCAATCGAAGGAAAGGAATGAAACATTTAAGACCACAAGCTAAAAGAGAAACGCACCGAGTAACATTTTTCATGG GTCTGTTCTTTGGCTGCTCAATAGCATTAGTGGCAGCTATTGTTGTAGCGGTACGTGCACAGCACCTTCTAGAGCATAAGGATCGTGATAAGTATATGAATAACATATTTCCACTCTATAG CCTATTTGGATACATTGTCCTCCATATGCTCATGTACGGGGCAAATGTATACTACTGGAAGCGTTTTCGGGTCAATTATCCCTTCATATTTGGCTTCAAGCAGGGAACAGAGTTAGGTTACAGACAAGTTTTCCTCCTTGCTTCTGGTGTTTCAGTACTTGCATTGGCTGCTTCACTCTTCCACCTGGATATGGATATGGACCCGAAAACAGGAAGCTATGAGACAGTGATAGAGCTGATCCCACTTGTCTTGGTGTTT GTTCTTCTTCTAATAACTTTTTGTCCTCTGAACATTTTATATCGTTCAAGTCGTTTCTTCTTTCTAAGGACTGCCTGGCACTGCCTGTGCGCTCCCCTCTATAAG GTTACTCTACCAGATTTCATATTGGCAGATCAACTTACCAGCCAG GTTCAAGCAATTAGGAGTTTGCAATTCTATGTCTGCTACTACATATGGGGCAACTTCAAAACAAGATCAAATACATGTCAGGACAGCAATGTTTATAAGATCTTGTACATAGTTGTTGCAATTATTCCCTTTTGGTCTCGGTTTATTCAG TGTCTTCGTCGCTTATTTGAAGAGAAAGATTCGATGCAAGGGCTTAATAGCCTCAAATATTTCTCAACTATTGTTGCTCTTGTAATGAGAACACTATATGATCAGAAGAGAGGGACCTTTTGGAAAGTAATGGCAGCATCAACTTCAGGAATTACTACAATTGCAAACACTTACTGGGACCTCGTCATAGATTGGGGTCTGTTGCAAAGGAATTCGAAAAACCCCTGGTTGAGAGACAAGCTACTTGTTCCACACAAGATTGTTTACTTTGTTGCCATT GTTCTTGACATTATTCTGAGACTAGTATGGATGCAGTTGGTTCTAGATTTTCAAGAACTACCTCATCTGCACAAGAAAGCTTTTATTGCAATTGTTGCCTGTTTGGAAATCCTTCGCCGAGGCTTGTGGAACTTTTTCAG GTTGGAAAATGAGCACTTAAATAATGTTGGGAAATATCGTGCCTCCAAGTCTATACCCCTGCCTTTCAACTACGATGAAGACAAGAGCATGTAA